One Mycobacteriales bacterium DNA segment encodes these proteins:
- a CDS encoding IS630 family transposase, with protein sequence EFLEATNDDPTPYVWTATAESILAKIARARDTLQQVVS encoded by the coding sequence AGGAGTTCCTCGAGGCCACCAATGACGACCCGACGCCCTACGTCTGGACTGCCACCGCAGAGTCCATTCTCGCCAAGATCGCGCGCGCCCGCGACACCCTCCAACAAGTAGTCAGCTAA